One Panulirus ornatus isolate Po-2019 chromosome 1, ASM3632096v1, whole genome shotgun sequence genomic region harbors:
- the LOC139765776 gene encoding C-type lectin galactose-binding isoform-like, which translates to MRLVLSLVAALLATAAAEDCPDNFILIGFGCYSFPSFETTWDDANEYCKFMAPPGTIGGLAHIEDCTQHANLWKHIEAQPDGKVNYWIGGKDEEEEGTFRWVSTGFEIPSEVPFWYPHQPDGWTSENALSLSKTGYFADESESLLQKFICQLL; encoded by the exons ATGAGGCTTGTGTTATCGTTAGTGGCGGCTCTGCtcgctacagctgctgctgagg ATTGTCCGGATAATTTCATTCTCATTGGCTTCGGTTGTTACTCCTTCCCCAGCTTCGAGACGACCTG GGACGATGCCAACGAATACTGCAAATTCATGGCTCCACCTGGAACAATCGGCGGTCTGGCTCACATTGAGGACTGCACCCAGCATGCAAACTTATGGAAACACATAGAAGCTCAAC CGGACGGGAAAGTCAACTACTGGATCGGCGGcaaagacgaggaagaggaggggacctTCAGGTGGGTCTCTACAGGGTTCGAGATTCCCAGCGAGGTTCCTTTCTGGTACCCGCATCAACCAGATGGATGGACGAGTGAAAACGCTCTCTCGCTGTCGAAAACCGGTTACTTCGCTGACGAGAGCGAGAGCCTGCTGCAGAAGTTCATCTGTCAGTTGCTGTag